One region of Ahniella affigens genomic DNA includes:
- a CDS encoding Mor transcription activator family protein codes for MNGDLFGFDTADPLDVIERPGAVAELQDAMHRWPERLREIFDVERALSMRAGMSEVDATRDAVERTFAIAHYLGSRMLYFPGAEKLRLALRDMEIHRLQGRVSVEELARRFSLTPASIYHIIRTETERTRAKLQGRLFD; via the coding sequence ATGAATGGCGATCTGTTCGGCTTCGACACTGCTGACCCGCTCGACGTGATCGAGCGGCCTGGCGCTGTCGCCGAACTGCAGGACGCGATGCACAGATGGCCGGAGCGGCTGCGCGAAATCTTCGACGTGGAGCGGGCGCTGTCAATGCGCGCGGGCATGTCCGAAGTCGACGCGACGCGTGACGCTGTCGAGCGCACGTTCGCCATTGCGCACTATTTGGGGTCGCGCATGTTGTATTTCCCGGGCGCGGAAAAGCTGCGCCTGGCACTGCGGGACATGGAAATTCATCGACTGCAGGGACGCGTGTCGGTGGAAGAGCTGGCGCGGCGCTTCAGCCTCACGCCTGCATCGATTTATCACATCATCCGGACGGAGACGGAGCGCACCCGCGCAAAGCTTCAGGGCCGGCTTTTTGACTGA
- a CDS encoding gp16 family protein — protein sequence MKPRPTRFRNAMIQKIHAAARALTLDDDTYRDMLHRVTGKRSCADMNTVQLEAVSRELDRLQGNARPQSLANGPVTIQEGCRAMMTKVERLLISRDRQWEYAHSMARHMFKVDRVEWLRPADLHKLVAALEIDSRRRSKAKAP from the coding sequence ATGAAGCCGCGCCCGACGAGGTTTCGCAACGCGATGATCCAAAAGATTCATGCGGCAGCCCGAGCGCTCACGCTGGATGATGATACCTATCGCGACATGCTGCATCGGGTCACGGGCAAGCGCTCATGCGCTGACATGAACACGGTGCAGCTTGAGGCGGTCAGTCGCGAGTTGGATCGCCTGCAAGGCAACGCGCGACCACAATCGCTTGCAAATGGCCCGGTGACGATTCAGGAAGGCTGCCGCGCGATGATGACGAAAGTCGAGCGGCTGCTCATCAGTCGCGACCGACAGTGGGAATATGCGCACTCGATGGCGCGCCATATGTTCAAAGTCGATCGCGTCGAGTGGCTGCGACCTGCTGATCTGCATAAGCTGGTTGCAGCGCTCGAAATCGACAGCCGTCGACGCAGCAAGGCGAAGGCGCCATGA
- a CDS encoding host-nuclease inhibitor Gam family protein, translated as MSQNDQQTPRERIEAATFWYSKAREELRARMLAVQDQIRAITEKQRPELIALVDQAANAKAELVALIESNRDVFKKPKTIQWHGVKVGLQKGKGRVEWNGSEDDIIARIEKTLDKASAKQLIDVKKKLKKDDLRDMPADVLAKLGVEVKDVGDAVVVKATDDAVDRLIKGLATDSVLGDDLAERAL; from the coding sequence ATGTCGCAGAATGACCAACAGACGCCGCGCGAGCGGATCGAAGCCGCGACGTTCTGGTACTCCAAAGCGCGCGAAGAATTGCGAGCGCGCATGCTCGCGGTGCAGGATCAGATTCGGGCGATCACTGAGAAGCAACGGCCGGAACTGATCGCGCTGGTTGACCAGGCAGCGAATGCCAAGGCCGAACTTGTTGCACTGATCGAATCGAATCGTGACGTGTTCAAAAAACCGAAAACCATTCAGTGGCACGGCGTCAAGGTCGGCTTGCAGAAAGGCAAGGGCCGGGTCGAATGGAACGGCAGCGAAGACGACATCATCGCGCGCATTGAAAAGACGCTTGACAAAGCGTCAGCCAAGCAGCTGATCGACGTGAAAAAGAAGCTGAAGAAAGACGATCTGCGCGACATGCCGGCCGATGTGCTCGCCAAGCTTGGCGTTGAAGTCAAGGATGTTGGCGACGCGGTGGTGGTGAAAGCGACCGACGACGCAGTCGACCGGCTGATCAAGGGGCTTGCGACTGATTCCGTGCTTGGCGATGACCTGGCGGAGCGTGCGCTGTGA
- a CDS encoding AAA family ATPase, producing MSTIDLRERLRALMHEDRQITQAKIARESGLSTTTVSQWFSGTYPGDIEATETKLQQWLDNHSAQRATAEAMPIAPDYVPTPSAEKVIGALRYAQAAGDLALVYGGAGLGKTSAIRRYRNLSPNVWVATMTPASASVVTALEEIADAVGVSGALGGGAAKLHRAICKRIAETAGLIVIDEAQHLSVAALDQIRSLHDATGIGVALVGNEQVYARMSGGNRAAYLDRLYSRIGKKVRLLRSTHGDIDALVGAWNIKDKACAAQLTEIGSKPGALRILTKVLRLASMYATAQQRAMCCDDIRAAWLDLGGVE from the coding sequence ATGAGCACAATCGATTTGAGGGAGCGTCTGCGGGCGCTGATGCACGAAGACAGACAGATCACACAAGCAAAGATCGCGCGCGAAAGCGGGCTGTCGACCACGACGGTTTCGCAATGGTTCTCCGGCACATACCCGGGCGATATTGAAGCGACCGAAACGAAGCTGCAGCAGTGGCTTGACAACCATAGCGCGCAGCGTGCCACGGCTGAAGCGATGCCGATCGCGCCGGACTACGTGCCGACACCTTCGGCCGAGAAGGTCATCGGCGCGCTGCGCTACGCGCAAGCTGCTGGCGACCTGGCGCTGGTGTACGGCGGCGCCGGGCTCGGAAAGACATCCGCGATTCGACGCTATCGCAACCTTTCGCCGAATGTTTGGGTCGCGACGATGACGCCGGCATCCGCGTCAGTCGTGACCGCACTGGAAGAAATCGCCGATGCGGTTGGCGTCAGCGGTGCCCTTGGTGGCGGCGCGGCGAAATTACACCGCGCGATCTGCAAACGCATCGCAGAAACTGCGGGGCTGATTGTGATCGACGAAGCTCAGCACTTGTCGGTCGCGGCGCTCGATCAAATTCGCAGCCTGCACGATGCGACCGGGATCGGCGTCGCGCTTGTCGGCAATGAACAAGTTTATGCGCGCATGAGCGGCGGCAATCGCGCCGCCTATCTTGACCGACTCTATTCCCGGATCGGGAAAAAGGTCCGCCTGCTGCGCTCGACGCACGGCGATATCGACGCGCTGGTTGGTGCCTGGAACATCAAAGACAAAGCTTGTGCGGCGCAGTTGACTGAAATCGGCTCGAAGCCTGGGGCGCTGCGCATCCTGACGAAGGTGCTGCGGCTGGCGTCGATGTACGCGACGGCACAGCAGCGGGCGATGTGCTGCGACGACATTCGGGCGGCGTGGCTCGACCTTGGGGGTGTGGAATGA
- a CDS encoding transposase domain-containing protein, with protein sequence MTTEQRFLSAAELAGLPGMPSTTRGVLKTSVREGWESRRRKRGKGLEYAIASLPAVTRAALLIATPPEAAPKPATSTRKLAAIAHDQLIRAAWERYESATATMRAEAVQAAQQLDAVAALVAGGTPKCAARDQVAAAMRAANLKGASAPSLARWERAVGNAARADWPALLLPDYTGRTSTAEIPDVLWDFFKSSYMSRDRKSASSCYRRTAELAAKQGKAMPSLKTFVRRLESEVDSLSLTLSREGPEALRRRLPSIDRDSTVFSAGQAVNGDGLKFDRLYVCFEDGEILNTATAWVWQDIRTRRILAWRLAKTEHTDCFRLATYDLTAVCAPEYCWIDNTRVAANKLMTAGAAGRHRFKSDPADGVGLLQMLGIEPHFTSPNAETGNPGAKPIERAFGIGGLHSEVATNPRITAVGGFSPSTAIPVQLLREVIAEEVARHNARAKRRTPVCRGVLSFDQAWAESVAKHPVRVLSDAQRRLLLMTREIVTIPKTGVIVLDAGQSRHGRNKFWSDAAPNLIDQRVSVHFDPANISAGVHVYSLDGRYLFAAEHMPSRAYNDTDAAAEAKRLRTRITKHAKRGLEQERRLNQLEQEKLYATAEKPAPAPQPQPETNVVRPVFTRPHDPDRDAARAIQRTGTDSREADLNSFLEAFQRKRNQALGFTPQE encoded by the coding sequence ATGACGACGGAGCAGCGGTTCCTTTCTGCCGCAGAGCTGGCCGGCTTGCCGGGCATGCCGTCGACCACGCGCGGTGTACTGAAAACTTCAGTACGCGAGGGCTGGGAAAGCCGACGCCGCAAGCGCGGCAAAGGGCTTGAATACGCTATTGCTTCGCTGCCCGCAGTGACGCGGGCAGCGTTGCTGATCGCAACGCCGCCAGAAGCCGCGCCGAAGCCTGCCACGTCGACACGAAAGCTCGCGGCTATCGCGCACGATCAGCTCATCAGAGCGGCATGGGAACGCTACGAATCAGCGACGGCCACGATGCGCGCCGAAGCCGTGCAAGCTGCGCAGCAACTCGACGCCGTCGCCGCGCTGGTCGCAGGAGGCACGCCGAAGTGCGCAGCCCGCGATCAGGTCGCCGCTGCGATGCGGGCCGCCAACCTGAAAGGGGCATCGGCTCCGAGCCTGGCGCGATGGGAGCGCGCTGTCGGCAATGCTGCCCGGGCGGACTGGCCCGCGTTGCTCTTGCCGGACTACACGGGCCGCACCAGCACTGCAGAGATTCCCGATGTTCTATGGGACTTTTTCAAATCGTCCTATATGTCGCGCGACCGCAAGAGCGCGAGCAGCTGCTATCGCCGCACCGCTGAGCTCGCAGCCAAGCAAGGTAAGGCCATGCCGAGCTTGAAAACGTTCGTGCGCCGCCTGGAATCAGAAGTGGATTCGCTGTCACTGACGCTGTCACGCGAAGGGCCCGAAGCGTTGCGGCGTCGCCTGCCGTCCATCGATCGCGACTCGACGGTGTTCAGCGCCGGCCAGGCCGTCAATGGCGACGGTTTGAAGTTCGACCGGCTTTATGTTTGCTTCGAAGATGGCGAGATTTTGAACACCGCAACGGCCTGGGTGTGGCAAGACATCAGAACACGCCGGATCTTAGCGTGGCGCCTTGCAAAAACCGAACACACTGATTGCTTCCGGCTCGCGACCTATGACTTGACCGCAGTCTGCGCGCCGGAATACTGCTGGATCGACAACACGCGCGTCGCGGCCAACAAGCTGATGACTGCAGGCGCTGCTGGCCGGCATCGCTTCAAGTCCGATCCTGCAGACGGCGTTGGGCTGCTGCAGATGCTCGGCATCGAGCCTCATTTCACCAGCCCGAACGCAGAAACCGGAAACCCGGGGGCGAAGCCGATCGAGCGCGCGTTCGGTATCGGTGGACTGCATAGCGAAGTCGCCACAAATCCACGCATCACGGCAGTGGGCGGGTTCAGCCCGTCGACGGCCATCCCGGTGCAGCTGCTGCGCGAAGTCATCGCAGAGGAAGTCGCACGACACAACGCACGCGCGAAGCGTCGCACGCCGGTCTGCAGGGGTGTGTTGTCGTTTGACCAAGCATGGGCCGAAAGCGTCGCTAAACACCCGGTGCGCGTGCTGTCAGACGCTCAGCGTCGGCTGCTGCTGATGACGCGCGAAATCGTGACGATTCCGAAAACCGGCGTCATCGTGCTGGACGCTGGCCAGTCGCGCCACGGACGCAACAAGTTCTGGTCTGACGCGGCGCCGAACCTGATCGATCAGCGTGTCAGCGTGCACTTTGACCCGGCCAACATTTCGGCCGGCGTGCATGTGTACAGCCTGGACGGCCGCTATCTGTTTGCTGCAGAGCACATGCCATCGCGGGCTTACAACGATACCGACGCAGCTGCCGAAGCGAAGCGCTTGCGCACGCGGATCACGAAGCACGCGAAGCGCGGCTTGGAGCAAGAGCGGCGACTCAACCAGCTGGAGCAAGAAAAGCTCTATGCAACAGCCGAGAAGCCCGCGCCAGCGCCACAACCGCAGCCAGAAACAAACGTCGTGCGGCCCGTTTTCACACGGCCGCACGATCCGGACCGCGATGCAGCCCGCGCGATCCAGCGCACGGGCACAGACAGCCGCGAAGCCGATCTGAATTCCTTTCTTGAAGCGTTCCAACGCAAGCGCAACCAAGCGCTCGGGTTCACGCCGCAGGAATGA